One window of the Conexibacter sp. SYSU D00693 genome contains the following:
- a CDS encoding YbdK family carboxylate-amine ligase: MKHPAWASWAPGAAERPWTIGVEEEVMLLDAQTHELTPKIDDVLAGLSQALVGHVSAETHASAVEIATGPHETVAGAVDELSALRAALAAELAKHGATAAASGTHPLAEGIGAVSPHARSQSVLESMRELARREPTFALHVHVAVPDPDMAVRALDGLRTTLPIFLALSANSPFWRRRDSGLASARTPIFSTFPRTGIPRSFGDWDGYVGAVDLLVQAGAIPEPTFLWWDARLQPRLGTLEVRVMDAQIGIDDVAALVALVQCAVMEAATAGEAPERVAAPPEVLEENRFLAARDGMDACLIDPVAGRRRPVRDWLFELLDRVVVHADDLGCADELGLVPALAQDPGAARQRERAGAGEPGDLRALVSTLTDDFREPQAAPGEA; encoded by the coding sequence GTGAAGCACCCAGCATGGGCGTCGTGGGCGCCCGGCGCCGCGGAGCGCCCCTGGACCATCGGGGTCGAGGAGGAGGTCATGCTCCTCGACGCGCAGACGCACGAGCTCACGCCGAAGATCGACGACGTGCTCGCCGGGCTGTCGCAGGCGCTGGTCGGCCACGTGTCGGCCGAGACGCACGCCTCAGCCGTCGAGATCGCGACCGGCCCGCACGAGACCGTGGCCGGCGCCGTCGACGAGCTGAGCGCCCTGCGCGCCGCGCTCGCGGCCGAGCTCGCCAAGCACGGCGCGACCGCCGCCGCCTCGGGCACCCACCCGCTGGCGGAGGGCATCGGCGCGGTCTCGCCCCACGCGCGCTCGCAGTCCGTGCTCGAGTCGATGCGCGAGCTCGCCCGCCGCGAGCCGACCTTCGCGCTGCACGTGCACGTCGCGGTGCCCGACCCCGACATGGCCGTCCGCGCGCTCGACGGGCTGCGCACGACGCTGCCCATCTTCCTCGCGCTGTCGGCCAACTCGCCGTTCTGGCGCCGACGCGACTCGGGCCTGGCCTCGGCGCGGACGCCGATCTTCAGCACCTTCCCGCGCACGGGCATCCCGCGGTCGTTCGGCGACTGGGACGGCTACGTCGGCGCCGTCGACCTGCTCGTCCAGGCCGGCGCGATCCCCGAGCCGACCTTCCTGTGGTGGGACGCCCGGCTGCAGCCACGCCTGGGCACGCTCGAGGTCCGCGTGATGGACGCCCAGATCGGGATCGACGACGTCGCCGCGCTCGTGGCGCTCGTGCAGTGCGCGGTCATGGAGGCCGCGACCGCCGGCGAGGCGCCGGAGCGGGTCGCCGCGCCGCCGGAGGTCCTCGAGGAGAACCGCTTCCTCGCCGCCCGCGACGGCATGGACGCGTGCCTCATCGACCCCGTGGCCGGCCGCCGGCGCCCGGTGCGCGACTGGCTGTTCGAGCTGCTGGACCGCGTCGTCGTCCACGCCGACGACCTGGGCTGCGCCGACGAGCTCGGCCTCGTCCCGGCGCTGGCCCAGGACCCCGGTGCCGCCCGCCAGCGCGAGCGCGCCGGCGCGGGCGAGCCCGGCGACCTGCGGGCGCTGGTGAGCACCTTGACCGACGACTTCCGCGAGCCCCAGGCCGCCCCCGGAGAGGCCTAG
- a CDS encoding SRPBCC domain-containing protein yields MSTDRRVEVEVEVPATPEQAWEAIATGPGITAWFMPAEVEGRVGGAVVHRHESELETPGTVTAYEAPHRFAYEESSWLPDAEHREHVTATEWFVEARSGGTCVVRVVMSGFGDEDAWDKAMESYAAGWRQALLSLRLYLTHFPGERAASITAGGPPQRGDADAVWTAMCSDLGVPPEPRAGQRLETAGNGVPAFGGTVVEAGGRMVTLVLDTPAGGLGFLGAGGPGEDVFTFVRAQLFGDGTDAVAAREQAAWEAWFAGRSVRRRGQSPASHAGP; encoded by the coding sequence ATGAGCACCGACCGTCGCGTCGAGGTCGAGGTCGAGGTCCCCGCCACGCCCGAGCAGGCCTGGGAGGCGATCGCGACGGGACCCGGGATCACCGCCTGGTTCATGCCCGCGGAGGTCGAGGGCCGCGTCGGTGGCGCGGTCGTCCACCGCCACGAGTCCGAGCTCGAGACGCCCGGCACCGTCACGGCCTACGAGGCCCCGCACCGCTTCGCCTACGAGGAGTCCAGCTGGCTGCCCGACGCCGAGCACCGCGAGCACGTCACCGCCACCGAGTGGTTCGTCGAGGCGCGCAGCGGCGGGACCTGCGTCGTGCGCGTGGTGATGAGCGGCTTCGGCGACGAGGACGCCTGGGACAAGGCGATGGAGTCCTACGCCGCGGGTTGGCGCCAGGCGCTGCTGTCCCTGCGCCTGTACCTGACGCACTTCCCTGGCGAGCGCGCCGCGTCGATCACCGCCGGCGGGCCGCCCCAGCGCGGCGACGCCGACGCGGTCTGGACGGCGATGTGCAGCGACCTCGGCGTGCCGCCCGAGCCGCGGGCCGGTCAGCGCCTCGAGACCGCGGGCAACGGCGTCCCGGCCTTCGGGGGCACCGTCGTCGAGGCGGGCGGGCGGATGGTCACGCTCGTCCTCGACACGCCGGCCGGGGGCCTGGGCTTCCTGGGCGCCGGGGGACCCGGCGAGGACGTGTTCACCTTCGTGCGCGCGCAGCTCTTCGGGGACGGCACCGACGCGGTCGCGGCGCGCGAGCAGGCGGCGTGGGAGGCGTGGTTCGCCGGCCGCTCCGTGCGAAGAAGGGGACAGTCCCCTGCTTCGCACGCGGGCCCCTAG
- a CDS encoding DICT sensory domain-containing protein, whose protein sequence is MASHVSLPAVASPFDLVADAPDLRVAAKGTLLRLSRELEDRAHALGAAGMLLASFEHVRHFTPATRRRYSELAAQGGHVGAFGEGFGPDPAPGVHGAALREDDPLARQWDVVLLGPDVAGALLAYDLGDTGADMERRFRYAVTWDRELVRSAVRSLLDRRA, encoded by the coding sequence ATGGCCAGCCACGTCAGCCTCCCCGCGGTCGCGTCGCCGTTCGACCTCGTCGCGGACGCGCCCGACCTGCGCGTCGCCGCCAAGGGCACCCTGCTGCGCCTCAGCCGTGAGCTCGAGGACCGCGCCCACGCCCTGGGCGCGGCGGGCATGCTGCTGGCGAGCTTCGAGCACGTGCGCCACTTCACGCCGGCGACCCGCCGGCGCTACAGCGAGCTCGCCGCGCAGGGCGGCCACGTCGGGGCGTTCGGCGAGGGCTTCGGGCCTGACCCGGCTCCCGGGGTCCACGGCGCGGCGCTGCGCGAGGACGACCCGCTCGCCCGCCAGTGGGACGTCGTCCTGCTCGGTCCGGACGTCGCCGGGGCCCTGCTCGCCTACGACCTGGGCGACACCGGCGCGGACATGGAGCGCCGCTTCCGCTACGCGGTGACGTGGGACCGCGAGCTCGTGCGCTCTGCCGTGCGCTCGCTGCTGGACCGCCGCGCCTAG
- a CDS encoding neutral zinc metallopeptidase, translating to MRRWLSVLVVGLSCVGIAGCGSDAVDDVRQDVREQAEALRDRVDREIGDRAERVRTRLREVRSEARRVGRDLERRVRQALEDLERTVPRAGPATRPPSTEGREEEGTIGAFLTDTLRSVDRYWTRTFEANGQREPRVSYVWVPQGRVTRSGCGSPADDTAAFYCPADDTIYVGEVLAAGVFEGVADGFPGQQAGYGRAVGDFGTAYLVAHEYAHNLQEELGFFSAQRRGASARPFELQADCLAGVWGASVYREGRLKPGDVEEALNTALAVGDFEVGSEQHHGTPEERRDAWQLGFDSGEPSTCTAFVRA from the coding sequence GTGCGACGGTGGCTGAGCGTCCTGGTGGTCGGCCTGTCCTGCGTGGGCATCGCGGGCTGCGGCTCGGACGCGGTCGATGACGTGCGCCAGGACGTCCGCGAGCAGGCGGAGGCGCTGCGCGACCGCGTCGACCGCGAGATCGGCGACCGCGCCGAGCGCGTGCGCACGCGCCTGCGCGAGGTCCGGTCCGAGGCGCGGCGCGTGGGCCGCGACCTCGAGCGCCGGGTGCGCCAGGCCCTCGAGGACCTCGAGCGCACGGTCCCGCGCGCGGGCCCCGCCACGCGGCCTCCGTCGACCGAGGGGCGCGAGGAGGAGGGCACGATCGGCGCGTTCCTCACCGACACGCTGCGCTCGGTCGACCGCTACTGGACCCGGACCTTCGAGGCCAACGGCCAGCGCGAGCCGCGCGTCTCCTACGTCTGGGTGCCGCAGGGCCGCGTGACGCGCAGCGGGTGCGGGAGCCCCGCCGACGACACCGCCGCGTTCTACTGCCCGGCCGACGACACGATCTACGTCGGGGAGGTCCTCGCCGCGGGCGTCTTCGAGGGCGTGGCCGACGGCTTCCCCGGCCAGCAGGCGGGCTACGGCCGCGCCGTGGGCGACTTCGGGACGGCCTACCTCGTGGCCCACGAGTACGCCCACAACCTCCAGGAGGAGCTCGGCTTCTTCTCGGCCCAGCGCCGCGGCGCCTCGGCCCGGCCGTTCGAGCTGCAGGCCGACTGCCTGGCGGGCGTCTGGGGCGCCTCGGTCTACCGCGAGGGCCGCCTCAAGCCCGGCGACGTCGAGGAGGCGCTCAACACCGCGCTGGCCGTCGGCGACTTCGAGGTCGGCTCCGAGCAGCACCACGGCACGCCCGAGGAGCGCCGCGACGCCTGGCAGCTCGGCTTCGACTCCGGCGAGCCCTCCACCTGCACGGCCTTCGTGCGCGCGTGA
- a CDS encoding N-acetylglutaminylglutamine amidotransferase, with translation MCGFAGEVRRDGAPDTAVLERMGEVLAPRGPDGHGLWRNGRVGLVHRRLAIIDLSDLGAQPMGDDELGLTITFNGIIYNHRELRAELEREGHTFRSHSDTEVLLRGWAAWGEGVLEKLKGMFAFALVERDSGRVVLARDRLGKKPLYVAEGRGGVLRFASTLPALLAAGDVDTSIDPVALHHFLSWHSIVPAPRTILQGVRKLPPATVRIIERDGTSKDRLYWDPPFARDPGEAAMDAADWADAVREALRVAVRRRMVSDVPVGILLSGGLDSSLIVALLAQEGQKGLATFSIGFDAVGEQEGDEFFYSDLVAREFETDHHKIHIPVGDLVEALPHAIRSMSEPMTSHDCVAFWLLSREVAKSRKVVQSGQGADEVLGGYFWYQELADTEGHGASDYRAAFFDRTDAEIQSVVGPDHRVTDDPSGAFLRAHFGRPGADTPVDRALRVDTEVMLVDDPVKRVDNMTMAHGLEARTPFLDHDLVELAARCPPELKLAQDGKGVLKDASRGVVPDAVIDREKGYFPVPALSHLEEPVLTFVREALHAPSARERALYVPERVDAMLRDPNAHTTNIGSSAVWQMALLELWLQEHVG, from the coding sequence GTGTGCGGGTTCGCTGGGGAGGTCCGGCGCGACGGCGCGCCGGACACCGCGGTGCTGGAGCGCATGGGCGAGGTGCTCGCCCCGCGCGGCCCCGACGGGCACGGGCTGTGGCGCAACGGGCGCGTGGGCCTCGTGCACCGGCGGCTGGCGATCATCGACCTGTCCGACCTCGGCGCCCAGCCCATGGGCGACGACGAGCTCGGGCTGACGATCACCTTCAACGGCATCATCTACAACCACCGCGAGCTGCGGGCCGAGCTCGAGCGCGAGGGCCACACCTTCCGCTCGCACTCCGACACCGAGGTGCTGCTGCGCGGCTGGGCGGCCTGGGGCGAGGGCGTCCTCGAGAAGCTCAAGGGGATGTTCGCCTTCGCGCTGGTCGAGCGCGACAGCGGCCGTGTCGTCCTCGCGCGCGACCGGCTGGGCAAGAAGCCCCTGTACGTGGCCGAGGGCCGTGGCGGCGTCCTGCGCTTCGCCTCGACGCTGCCGGCGCTGCTGGCGGCGGGCGACGTGGACACCTCGATCGATCCCGTGGCGCTGCACCACTTCCTCTCGTGGCACTCCATCGTCCCGGCGCCGCGGACGATCCTCCAGGGCGTGCGCAAGCTCCCGCCGGCCACGGTGCGCATCATCGAGCGCGACGGCACGTCGAAGGACCGCCTGTACTGGGACCCGCCGTTCGCGCGCGACCCCGGCGAGGCCGCCATGGACGCCGCCGACTGGGCCGACGCGGTGCGCGAGGCGCTGCGGGTGGCGGTGCGGCGGCGGATGGTCTCCGACGTCCCCGTCGGCATCCTGCTGAGCGGCGGGCTGGACTCGAGCCTCATCGTCGCGCTCCTCGCGCAGGAGGGCCAGAAGGGCCTCGCGACGTTCTCGATCGGCTTCGACGCGGTCGGCGAGCAGGAGGGCGACGAGTTCTTCTACTCCGACCTCGTCGCGCGCGAGTTCGAGACCGACCACCACAAGATCCACATCCCGGTCGGCGACCTCGTCGAGGCCCTGCCCCATGCGATCCGGTCGATGAGCGAGCCGATGACCTCCCACGACTGCGTCGCCTTCTGGCTGCTCTCCCGCGAGGTCGCCAAGAGCCGCAAGGTCGTGCAGTCCGGCCAGGGCGCGGACGAGGTCCTGGGCGGCTACTTCTGGTACCAGGAGCTGGCCGACACCGAGGGCCACGGCGCCAGCGACTACCGCGCCGCGTTCTTCGACCGCACCGACGCGGAGATCCAGTCGGTCGTCGGCCCCGACCACCGCGTGACCGACGACCCGAGCGGCGCGTTCCTGCGCGCGCACTTCGGCCGGCCCGGCGCCGACACTCCCGTCGACCGGGCGCTGCGCGTGGACACCGAGGTGATGCTCGTCGACGACCCCGTCAAGCGCGTGGACAACATGACCATGGCGCACGGGCTCGAGGCCCGCACGCCGTTCCTGGACCACGACCTCGTGGAGCTGGCGGCGCGCTGCCCGCCGGAGCTCAAGCTCGCCCAGGACGGCAAGGGCGTGCTCAAGGACGCGTCCCGCGGCGTGGTGCCCGACGCGGTGATCGACCGCGAGAAGGGCTACTTCCCCGTGCCGGCGCTGTCGCACCTCGAGGAGCCGGTGCTGACGTTCGTGCGCGAGGCGCTGCACGCGCCGTCGGCCCGCGAGCGCGCGCTGTACGTGCCCGAGCGCGTCGACGCGATGCTCCGGGACCCCAACGCGCACACGACGAACATCGGCTCGTCGGCGGTCTGGCAGATGGCGCTCCTGGAGCTGTGGCTCCAGGAGCACGTCGGCTAG
- a CDS encoding DUF3089 domain-containing protein, producing MRRPLRALLPAVLAAGVLGAAATAPASADVQWLCRPDMADSPCDIPLDTTVQEATGPDVVQRPTPGAREVDCFYVYPTVSNQLSPNATKARDPELDSIAQYQAARFTRHCRVFAPIYRQATIGSIIASTALPPDRKLAYDDVVEAFKAYLERDSDGRGFVLLGHSQGTSVLRNLLRRVVDPDPELRRRLVGAVLLGGNVTVAEGKVVGGDFAHVPLCTERAQIGCVVAYSTFFTDPPDGARFGRTPAPAAGNPLALPGGKGFEVACTDPRPLAGADGPLRLLLPSKPYAPGFIGLGTILTSSGAPPSASTTWVSPPDRAQGGCRYVNGAHVLRLDPVGPGSRRPNVFPEPSWGTHLLDMNLGLEELVSLVGQQADRYVRPQLTLTRRCLRGGRLRVGLGGRDAAFAGSARVTLGGRRATLRGGAGARVVRRGRARKVRAVVALEQGGPRRLVLERAVPRC from the coding sequence ATGCGTCGTCCCCTCCGCGCTCTCCTCCCGGCGGTCCTCGCGGCCGGCGTCCTCGGTGCCGCCGCGACGGCACCGGCCTCCGCCGACGTGCAGTGGCTCTGCCGCCCGGACATGGCCGACAGCCCGTGCGACATCCCCCTGGACACGACCGTGCAGGAGGCGACGGGGCCCGACGTCGTGCAGCGCCCCACGCCCGGCGCCCGTGAGGTGGACTGCTTCTACGTCTACCCGACGGTCTCCAACCAGCTGTCGCCCAACGCGACCAAGGCGCGCGACCCGGAGCTCGACTCGATCGCGCAGTACCAGGCGGCCCGCTTCACCCGCCACTGCCGCGTCTTCGCGCCGATCTACCGCCAGGCCACGATCGGCTCGATCATCGCGTCGACGGCGCTGCCGCCGGACCGCAAGCTCGCCTACGACGACGTCGTCGAGGCGTTCAAGGCCTACCTCGAGCGCGACAGCGACGGCCGGGGCTTCGTCCTGCTCGGCCACTCGCAGGGCACGAGCGTGCTGCGCAACCTCCTGCGGCGGGTCGTCGACCCGGACCCGGAGCTGCGCCGCCGCCTCGTCGGCGCGGTCCTGCTCGGCGGCAACGTGACGGTGGCCGAGGGCAAGGTCGTGGGCGGCGACTTCGCGCACGTGCCGCTGTGCACCGAGCGCGCGCAGATCGGCTGCGTCGTCGCCTACTCGACGTTCTTCACCGACCCGCCCGACGGCGCGCGCTTCGGCAGGACGCCGGCGCCCGCGGCGGGCAACCCGCTGGCCCTGCCCGGCGGCAAGGGCTTCGAGGTCGCCTGCACCGACCCGCGGCCGCTGGCGGGCGCCGACGGACCGCTGCGCCTCCTGCTGCCCTCCAAGCCCTACGCGCCCGGGTTCATCGGGCTCGGGACGATCCTCACCTCGTCGGGCGCGCCGCCGAGCGCGTCGACGACGTGGGTCAGCCCGCCCGACCGCGCACAGGGCGGCTGCCGGTACGTCAACGGCGCGCACGTCCTGCGCCTGGACCCCGTCGGTCCGGGGTCGCGGCGGCCCAACGTCTTCCCCGAGCCGTCGTGGGGCACCCACCTGCTCGACATGAACCTCGGCCTGGAGGAGCTCGTCTCGCTCGTCGGCCAGCAGGCCGACCGCTACGTGCGCCCGCAGCTGACGCTGACACGCCGCTGCCTGCGCGGTGGGCGGCTGCGGGTCGGCCTGGGCGGCCGGGACGCGGCGTTCGCCGGCTCGGCGCGGGTCACCCTCGGCGGTCGCCGGGCCACCCTGCGCGGGGGTGCTGGGGCGCGTGTGGTGCGCCGCGGCAGGGCCCGGAAGGTCCGCGCCGTGGTCGCGCTGGAGCAGGGCGGACCGCGGCGGCTGGTGCTCGAACGCGCCGTCCCGCGGTGCTGA
- a CDS encoding alpha/beta fold hydrolase → MSSLRAVTSPPPFDAWEVDLHGHRVVYRTAGSGPPVVLVHGMVNSSRHWQAVAQRLAEHHTVIAPDLVGHGDSATPRGDYSLGAHAAVIRDLLSALGIERASIVGHSLGGGIAMVFFWQFPERVERLALVSSGGLGEEVSPMLRSAALPGVKALISLAAHRHVTGGLGATGRLLQRRGSGLGVQLQAVARALRPLETPGAREAFLQTLRAVIDRQGQRVNANDRLYLLEAVPTLVVWGERDRTIPIEHGEAAHRAIPHSRFVRLPRSAHFPHLEDPEGLADALREFLATTQPAQLDEDAWRALLRDRPRALPRPRVVAG, encoded by the coding sequence ATGTCGAGCCTCCGCGCGGTCACGTCGCCTCCGCCGTTCGACGCGTGGGAGGTCGACCTCCACGGCCACCGGGTCGTGTACCGCACGGCGGGCAGCGGCCCGCCCGTCGTGCTCGTCCACGGCATGGTCAACTCGTCACGCCACTGGCAGGCGGTGGCCCAGCGGCTGGCCGAGCACCACACGGTCATCGCGCCCGACCTCGTGGGCCACGGGGACAGCGCGACGCCGCGCGGCGACTACTCGCTCGGGGCTCACGCCGCGGTCATCCGCGACCTGCTCTCGGCGCTGGGCATCGAGCGCGCGTCGATCGTCGGCCACTCCCTCGGCGGCGGGATCGCGATGGTGTTCTTCTGGCAGTTCCCCGAGCGCGTCGAGCGCCTCGCGCTCGTCTCCAGCGGCGGCCTGGGCGAGGAGGTCAGCCCGATGCTGCGCTCCGCGGCCCTGCCCGGGGTCAAGGCGCTGATCTCCCTCGCCGCCCACCGTCACGTGACGGGCGGCCTGGGCGCGACCGGCCGGCTGCTGCAGCGCCGCGGCTCGGGCCTCGGCGTCCAGCTGCAGGCCGTGGCCCGCGCGCTGCGCCCGCTCGAGACGCCCGGCGCCCGCGAGGCGTTCCTGCAGACCCTGCGCGCCGTGATCGACCGCCAGGGCCAGCGGGTCAACGCCAACGACCGCCTCTACCTCCTCGAGGCCGTGCCGACGCTCGTCGTCTGGGGCGAGCGCGACCGCACGATCCCGATCGAGCACGGCGAGGCGGCCCACCGCGCGATCCCGCACAGCCGCTTCGTCCGGCTTCCGCGGTCGGCGCACTTCCCCCACCTCGAGGACCCCGAGGGGCTGGCCGACGCCCTGCGCGAGTTCCTCGCGACGACCCAGCCGGCGCAGCTCGACGAGGACGCCTGGCGCGCCCTCCTGCGCGACCGCCCGCGCGCGCTTCCGCGGCCCCGCGTCGTCGCGGGCTAG
- a CDS encoding helix-turn-helix domain-containing protein, which yields MLSVDVIEDPAAAVVALDPLRARVLAELREPASAAALAQRLGLPRQKVNYHLRALEAHGLLEVAEERLHGGLTERLLVATAASYVVSPAALGPSAPAPASVGDRLSARYLVALGARLIREVGSLARGAQAQERRLATLALDTEIAFASAEAQAAFAHELTQAITELVARHHTDGGRPFRLVVAAHPTPQEDAA from the coding sequence ATGCTCTCCGTGGACGTCATCGAGGACCCCGCGGCGGCGGTCGTGGCGCTCGACCCGCTGCGGGCACGGGTGCTGGCCGAGCTGCGCGAGCCCGCGTCGGCGGCGGCGCTGGCCCAGCGCCTGGGGCTCCCGCGCCAGAAGGTCAACTACCACCTGCGCGCGCTCGAGGCCCACGGCCTGCTCGAGGTGGCCGAGGAGCGCCTCCACGGCGGGCTGACCGAGCGGCTGCTCGTCGCCACCGCGGCCTCCTACGTCGTCTCGCCCGCCGCCCTCGGTCCCAGCGCGCCCGCCCCCGCGAGCGTCGGCGACCGACTGTCGGCCCGCTACCTGGTGGCGCTCGGGGCGCGGCTGATCCGCGAGGTCGGCAGCCTCGCGCGCGGTGCCCAGGCCCAGGAGCGCCGGCTCGCGACCCTCGCGCTCGACACGGAGATCGCCTTCGCCAGCGCCGAGGCGCAGGCCGCCTTCGCCCACGAGCTCACCCAGGCGATCACCGAGCTGGTCGCCCGGCACCACACCGACGGCGGCCGGCCCTTCCGGCTCGTCGTCGCCGCCCACCCCACCCCGCAGGAGGACGCCGCATGA
- a CDS encoding beta-propeller domain-containing protein, giving the protein MLSRLAARVAASLVVLLAVVVAPQEAAAKPSKARLAAFSGCDALLGWARAQAVRHPGAVPVYQAVNRAAGTPVPTAAPSAGGQVLGASGSAEGDVATSETNVQEAGVDEPDTVKARRGIVFTLAGGRIHALDARDGSPALLSSVDVPQGLYGGELLLHGDRLLLLASAGYGRSALVDVAVGDARALRVDRILEVDGALVSARRQGDVARVVLTSVPEPIVLPAPADGEQPLPAEEVRRRGVEALAQAGAATFLPELRVRAADGTTSGERLVGGCQRVRRPSAYSGLDVLSVLTLDLDRGIDPVDVDAVMASGDDVYASADSLYVAQTTWVPPTGDGPDDVVTHVHRFATGPEPRTTYRATGSVPGWVLNQFAFSEHRGVLRVATTERAPWMLSSAEESESFVTVLDERDGTLQRIGRVGGLGRGETIRAVRFLGDLGYVVTFRQTDPLYTVDLSDPRAPRVRGELKVLGYSGYLHPIGEDLLLGVGQDATPEGRRLGAQVSLFDVADPAAPRRLDRWDVPGGWASQVEWDHHAFLWWPATKLAVLPVSDPARGGFVGAVGLRAGRDGLREVGRVAQRGAGGWFGAVDRAVVVGERLLTFSDREVVTSRLADLGRVSALELPAAPGSGGGGPYPVPMPVMAAAGSAASATAGPRARASITPVTPTILPGRSIAGIAMGMDEEQVRQHRSDAPRSARTIPDEIRGSVRELRWAGLRVVLGEGSGVTLVTTTSRLDRTSGDVGVGSTERAVRRTLRVRCATEFGRRSCIRGRLEAGKVITEFRIGRKSGRVQSVTVARVID; this is encoded by the coding sequence ATGCTGTCCCGCCTGGCCGCGCGCGTCGCGGCGTCCCTCGTCGTGCTGCTCGCGGTGGTGGTCGCGCCGCAGGAGGCCGCGGCCAAGCCGTCCAAAGCGCGGCTCGCCGCGTTCTCGGGCTGCGACGCCCTGCTGGGCTGGGCGCGCGCGCAGGCCGTCCGTCACCCGGGCGCGGTGCCGGTCTACCAGGCCGTGAACCGCGCGGCCGGCACGCCCGTGCCCACCGCGGCGCCGTCGGCGGGCGGGCAGGTCCTCGGCGCGTCGGGCAGCGCGGAGGGCGACGTCGCGACCTCCGAGACCAACGTCCAGGAGGCCGGGGTCGACGAGCCCGACACGGTCAAGGCGCGGCGCGGCATCGTGTTCACCCTCGCCGGCGGGCGGATCCACGCGCTCGACGCGCGCGACGGGTCCCCGGCCCTGCTGAGCTCGGTCGACGTGCCCCAGGGGCTCTACGGCGGCGAGCTGCTGCTGCACGGCGACCGCCTCCTGCTGCTCGCGAGCGCGGGCTACGGCCGCTCCGCCCTGGTCGACGTCGCGGTGGGCGACGCGCGAGCGCTGCGCGTCGATCGCATCCTCGAGGTCGACGGTGCGCTGGTCAGCGCCCGCCGCCAGGGCGACGTCGCGCGCGTCGTGCTCACGTCGGTGCCCGAGCCGATCGTCCTGCCCGCGCCGGCCGACGGCGAGCAGCCGCTGCCGGCCGAGGAGGTCCGCCGGCGCGGCGTCGAGGCGCTGGCGCAGGCCGGGGCGGCGACCTTCCTGCCCGAGCTGCGGGTCCGCGCCGCCGACGGCACCACGTCGGGCGAGCGGCTGGTCGGCGGCTGCCAGCGCGTTCGCCGGCCGAGCGCCTACTCCGGCCTCGACGTCCTCAGCGTGCTGACGCTCGACCTCGACCGCGGGATCGACCCGGTCGACGTGGACGCCGTCATGGCCTCGGGCGACGACGTCTACGCGTCGGCTGACTCGCTCTACGTCGCCCAGACCACGTGGGTCCCGCCGACCGGCGACGGTCCCGACGACGTCGTCACGCACGTCCACCGCTTCGCGACGGGGCCCGAGCCCAGGACGACGTACCGCGCGACGGGCTCGGTGCCCGGGTGGGTGCTCAACCAGTTCGCGTTCAGCGAGCACCGCGGCGTGCTGCGGGTCGCGACGACCGAGCGGGCGCCGTGGATGCTCTCCTCCGCCGAGGAGAGCGAGAGCTTCGTGACGGTGCTCGACGAGCGCGACGGGACGCTGCAGCGCATCGGTCGCGTCGGCGGGCTCGGTCGCGGCGAGACGATCCGCGCGGTGCGCTTCCTCGGCGACCTCGGCTACGTCGTCACCTTCCGCCAGACCGACCCGCTGTACACCGTCGACCTGTCCGACCCGCGGGCGCCGCGGGTGCGCGGCGAGCTGAAGGTCCTCGGCTACAGCGGCTACCTGCACCCGATCGGAGAGGACCTCCTGCTCGGCGTCGGCCAGGACGCCACGCCCGAGGGGCGGCGCCTGGGGGCGCAGGTGTCGCTGTTCGACGTGGCCGATCCGGCGGCGCCGCGGCGGCTGGACCGCTGGGACGTGCCCGGCGGGTGGGCGTCGCAGGTCGAGTGGGACCACCACGCGTTCCTGTGGTGGCCGGCGACGAAGCTGGCGGTCCTGCCCGTCAGCGACCCGGCGCGCGGCGGGTTCGTCGGCGCGGTCGGGCTGCGGGCCGGGCGCGACGGCCTGCGCGAGGTCGGGCGGGTGGCGCAGCGCGGCGCCGGCGGGTGGTTCGGGGCGGTGGACCGGGCGGTCGTCGTGGGCGAGCGGCTGCTCACGTTCTCCGACCGCGAGGTCGTCACGAGCCGGCTCGCCGACCTCGGTCGCGTGAGCGCGCTCGAGCTCCCCGCGGCGCCCGGCAGCGGCGGCGGCGGGCCGTACCCGGTGCCGATGCCGGTCATGGCCGCCGCGGGCAGCGCGGCGAGCGCCACGGCCGGTCCCCGGGCGCGCGCGTCGATCACCCCGGTGACCCCGACGATCCTGCCGGGCCGCTCGATCGCGGGGATCGCGATGGGCATGGACGAGGAGCAGGTCCGCCAGCACCGCTCGGACGCGCCGCGCTCGGCGAGGACGATCCCGGACGAGATCCGCGGGTCGGTGCGCGAGCTGCGCTGGGCGGGCCTGCGGGTCGTCCTCGGCGAGGGCAGCGGCGTGACGCTCGTCACCACCACGAGCCGCCTCGACCGCACGTCCGGCGACGTGGGGGTCGGGTCGACCGAGCGGGCGGTGCGCCGGACGCTGCGGGTGCGCTGCGCGACGGAGTTCGGGCGGCGCTCGTGCATCCGCGGCCGGCTCGAGGCCGGCAAGGTCATCACGGAGTTCCGCATCGGCCGCAAGAGCGGCCGGGTGCAGTCGGTGACCGTCGCCCGCGTCATCGACTGA